A region from the Benincasa hispida cultivar B227 chromosome 8, ASM972705v1, whole genome shotgun sequence genome encodes:
- the LOC120083678 gene encoding agamous-like MADS-box protein AGL61, giving the protein MKKFLGRRKIEIKKLEKKSTQQVTFSKRRVGLFNKAAELSILCGAEIAILIFTPHSKIYTFAHPNVDALLDRFLTGNFVSPKPLPGSNRDFSEAEAEFEMEKRGAAERLRNSDRFWWDDRLECMRIDELKRFRSSLLQLRANVAKRVENFQAMQMGDTSVTPSIERAGNLPWPPSSSTHPAGNNQCPPSSFHLDGNHSDAMDWEPEIWG; this is encoded by the coding sequence atgaagaaatttttagGGCGTCGAAAGATTGAGATAAAAAAACTTGAGAAGAAGAGTACCCAACAAGTTACCTTCTCGAAACGCCGCGTCGGACTTTTCAACAAGGCCGCCGAGCTGTCCATTCTCTGCGGTGCTGAGATCGCAATCCTCATCTTCACTCCCCACTCCAAAATCTATACATTCGCACATCCCAACGTTGACGCTCTCCTCGATCGGTTTCTCACCGGAAATTTTGTTTCGCCCAAGCCTCTGCCCGGATCGAATCGTGATTTCTCTGAAGCGGAAGCCGAATTTGAGATGGAGAAGAGGGGCGCGGCGGAGAGATTGAGAAATAGCGACCGATTTTGGTGGGACGATCGTCTGGAATGTATGAGAATCGACGAGTTGAAGCGATTTCGTTCTTCATTGCTCCAACTAAGAGCAAATGTGGCCAAAAGAGTGGAAAATTTTCAGGCCATGCAAATGGGAGATACTTCGGTAACTCCATCGATTGAACGCGCCGGAAACCTCCCATGGCCGCCCTCGTCGTCGACTCACCCTGCCGGAAACAACCAATGTCCGCCGTCGTCGTTTCACCTGGATGGAAATCACTCTGATGCGATGGATTGGGAACCGGAAATTTGGGGTTAG